One window from the genome of Paracoccus marcusii encodes:
- the modA gene encoding molybdate ABC transporter substrate-binding protein: protein MPGPDRLALAACVALIAFPALADDVTIFAAASLTDALDRIAAQWSEETGQTAVMSYAGSSALARQIQQGAPADIFISASEEWMDAVQASGDIRPDTRRDLLGNSLVLIAHGDAAPVIIDTTLDLTAMLDGGRLSMAMVDSVPAGIYGKAALTQLGLWDAVAPMVAQSDNVRSALTFVARGEAPLGITYATDAAAQDDVTILGTFPADSHDPIVYPAAVTAQSDNDQAQAFLDYLSSDAARAVWTEFGFTTPQ, encoded by the coding sequence ATGCCCGGCCCGGATCGCCTTGCCCTTGCCGCCTGCGTGGCGCTGATCGCGTTCCCCGCGCTGGCCGACGACGTCACCATCTTTGCCGCCGCCAGCCTGACCGACGCGCTGGACCGCATCGCCGCCCAGTGGAGCGAAGAGACCGGCCAGACGGCCGTGATGTCCTATGCCGGCTCGTCCGCCCTGGCCCGCCAGATCCAGCAGGGCGCGCCCGCGGACATCTTCATCTCGGCCAGCGAGGAGTGGATGGACGCGGTTCAGGCCTCGGGTGATATCCGCCCCGACACGCGCCGCGACCTGCTGGGCAACAGCCTGGTGCTGATCGCGCATGGCGACGCGGCCCCGGTGATCATCGACACGACGCTGGACCTGACGGCGATGCTGGACGGGGGGCGGCTGTCCATGGCGATGGTCGACAGCGTCCCGGCGGGCATCTATGGCAAGGCCGCGCTGACCCAGCTGGGGCTGTGGGACGCGGTGGCGCCCATGGTCGCGCAATCGGACAACGTGCGCAGCGCCCTGACCTTCGTCGCGCGCGGAGAGGCGCCCCTGGGCATCACCTATGCCACCGACGCCGCCGCGCAGGACGACGTGACCATCCTGGGCACCTTTCCCGCCGACAGCCACGACCCGATCGTCTATCCCGCCGCCGTCACCGCGCAGTCGGACAATGATCAGGCGCAGGCCTTTCTGGACTATCTGTCGTCGGACGCGGCACGGGCGGTCTGGACAGAGTTCGGCTTCACGACCCCACAATGA
- a CDS encoding SufE family protein, whose product MATPAFEDIAETFDFLDDWEDRYRHLIEMGKALPPMDSAVQVPATKVDGCASQVWILPRIEGRSFDFQGDSDALIVRGLIAVLHALYAGLPVDQVEAVDAQAALARLGLDEHLSAQRSNGVRAMIARIRQLAADAG is encoded by the coding sequence ATGGCCACCCCCGCCTTCGAGGACATCGCCGAAACCTTCGACTTTCTGGACGATTGGGAAGACCGCTATCGCCACCTGATCGAGATGGGCAAGGCCCTGCCGCCCATGGACTCCGCGGTGCAGGTCCCGGCCACCAAGGTCGACGGCTGCGCCAGCCAGGTCTGGATCCTGCCGCGGATCGAGGGGCGCAGCTTTGACTTTCAGGGCGACAGCGATGCGCTGATCGTGCGCGGCCTGATCGCGGTGCTGCACGCGCTGTATGCAGGGCTGCCGGTGGACCAGGTCGAGGCGGTGGACGCCCAGGCCGCGCTGGCGCGCCTTGGGCTGGACGAACACCTGTCGGCGCAACGATCGAACGGCGTGCGCGCGATGATCGCCCGGATCAGGCAGCTGGCCGCCGACGCAGGCTGA
- the modB gene encoding molybdate ABC transporter permease subunit, which translates to MIDAVTSWLGPTEWQAVRLSLWVGLVATLVSLPLGIVTAYALARWSFPGKGILNGIVHLPLILPPVVTGYLLLVTFGRRGSVGQSLETVGIVFSFRWTGAALAAAIMAFPLMVRAIRLAIEAVDPRLEAAAGTLGASPSWVFATVTLPLILPGVLAGSILAFAKAIGEFGATITFVSNIPGQTQTVPSAIYALLQAPGGEAAAGRLVLVSITIAMTALLLSEVLARHVARRVAGA; encoded by the coding sequence ATGATCGACGCCGTCACATCCTGGCTGGGACCGACCGAATGGCAGGCGGTGCGCTTGTCGCTGTGGGTCGGGCTGGTCGCCACGCTGGTCAGCCTGCCATTGGGCATCGTGACCGCCTATGCCCTGGCGCGCTGGTCCTTTCCCGGCAAAGGGATCCTGAACGGCATCGTCCACCTGCCGCTGATCCTGCCGCCCGTGGTCACGGGCTATCTGCTGCTGGTCACCTTCGGGCGGCGGGGCAGCGTCGGGCAGTCGCTGGAGACGGTGGGCATCGTCTTCTCGTTCCGCTGGACCGGGGCGGCGCTGGCGGCCGCGATCATGGCCTTTCCGCTGATGGTGCGCGCCATCCGCCTGGCGATCGAGGCGGTCGATCCCCGGCTGGAGGCCGCGGCGGGCACGCTTGGCGCCAGCCCTTCTTGGGTGTTCGCCACGGTGACCCTGCCCCTGATCCTGCCCGGCGTGCTGGCCGGATCGATCCTGGCCTTTGCCAAGGCGATCGGTGAATTCGGGGCGACCATCACCTTCGTGTCGAACATCCCCGGCCAGACCCAGACCGTCCCCTCGGCCATCTATGCCCTGCTGCAGGCGCCGGGCGGAGAGGCGGCGGCCGGGCGCCTGGTTCTGGTGTCGATCACCATCGCCATGACCGCGCTGCTGCTGTCAGAGGTTCTGGCGCGCCACGTCGCGCGTCGGGTGGCAGGCGCATGA
- the modC gene encoding molybdenum ABC transporter ATP-binding protein: MTLQVRLTHRFAGFDLDVAFDAPPGLTVLFGPSGSGKTTVVNTVAGLLRPDAGRIAVDDWVLTDSALRRHLPPHRRRLGYVFQEGRLFPHLSVRQNLLYGRWFAPRDTTVPDLDRVVQMLGIDPLLARRPGTLSGGERSRVAIGRALLAAPRLILADEPLAALDEARKAEILPYFERLRDESGVPILYVSHSSAEVARLATTVVALRAGRVAAIGPPAQVLGDAGAVGADTASVLTAQVTGHDADGLTRLQTGAGPVFVARLDAPPGTHVRLRVGARDVILSRDRPQGLSALNILAGRIAAITAEEGPNAQVVLTVGSDTLTARLTRRSVAAMGLAPGQPCHAILKTVAVAAGDIGALHTVPPAT, encoded by the coding sequence ATGACGCTGCAGGTCCGCCTGACCCACCGGTTTGCCGGGTTCGACCTGGACGTGGCGTTCGACGCGCCCCCGGGGCTGACGGTGCTTTTCGGGCCATCCGGTTCGGGCAAGACCACGGTCGTGAACACGGTCGCGGGCCTGCTGCGACCGGATGCGGGGCGGATCGCGGTCGATGACTGGGTCCTGACCGACAGCGCACTGCGGCGCCACCTGCCCCCCCACCGCCGCCGCCTTGGCTATGTCTTCCAGGAGGGGCGGTTGTTCCCGCATCTGTCGGTCCGCCAGAACCTGCTCTATGGCCGGTGGTTCGCGCCGCGCGACACCACCGTGCCCGATCTGGATCGCGTGGTGCAGATGCTGGGCATCGACCCCTTGTTGGCCCGCCGCCCCGGAACCCTGTCCGGCGGAGAGCGCAGCCGCGTGGCCATCGGGCGCGCCTTGCTGGCCGCCCCGCGCCTGATCCTGGCGGACGAGCCGCTGGCCGCCCTGGACGAGGCCCGCAAGGCCGAGATCCTGCCCTATTTCGAACGCCTGCGCGACGAGTCCGGCGTGCCAATCCTCTATGTCAGCCATTCCAGCGCCGAGGTCGCGCGGCTGGCCACCACCGTCGTGGCGCTGCGGGCCGGGCGGGTCGCGGCCATCGGGCCGCCGGCGCAGGTCCTGGGCGATGCGGGCGCGGTTGGTGCGGACACGGCATCGGTCCTGACAGCGCAGGTCACCGGCCACGATGCGGACGGGCTGACACGGCTGCAGACGGGGGCGGGTCCGGTCTTCGTCGCCCGCCTGGATGCCCCGCCCGGCACGCATGTGCGCCTGCGGGTGGGGGCGCGCGACGTCATCCTGTCACGGGATCGGCCGCAGGGCCTGTCGGCGCTGAACATTCTGGCGGGCCGAATCGCCGCGATCACGGCCGAGGAAGGACCGAACGCGCAGGTCGTCCTGACCGTTGGGTCCGACACGCTGACGGCTCGCCTGACGCGCCGCTCCGTCGCCGCGATGGGTCTTGCGCCGGGGCAGCCCTGCCACGCGATCCTGAAGACCGTGGCGGTGG